GACGCGCCCGAACAGCTCCCAGAGCGTGTAGTACTGGTACCCCTCGGCGTAGGGCTCCGGCGGCGTACCGTGGGTCCCGCTGTAGAAGTTCCCGAGGAACGGCCCGAGGTTGTCGGTGAGCTCCCCAACGTCGCTCCGGTTCCACCCGTCCTGGGTCACGGCCCACGCCGGGTCCAGCAGGTGGAGGTCGCTGTCGAGGCCGTAGAAGAACTCCTTCGAGAAGTCGTCGTAGGGGTTCGGGAGTCCGTCCCACTCGAAGGCGACGCCGTCGAGGCGCTCGTAGTAGCGGTTCATCGTCGGACCCGCCATCTCCGGGACGAACATCGAGTTGACGGCGTCGCCGCGCCCCAGCGCGACCAGCATATCCGCGTACTGATTGTACATCGTGAAGACGTTCTCCGGGACCGACTCGAAGCGCACTGTCCCGACCGGCGACAGCGACGCGGTGTAGGACCCGTCGCTTCCCTCGCCCGTCGCCGTCGCTTCGGCGGTCGACGATTCGGCGCCGCCCGCTCCCGAATCGGTTCCGTCGTCCGTCGAGGGGTCTGTCCCCCCGTCGCTTCCGGCACACCCCGCGATCAGTCCGCTCGCGAGGAGGGCACTCCCGCCGGCGAGATACCGGCGGCGCGTGACGCGTCGCGATCCGTCTGGCGTTCCCATAATTTAGGCAAACCTAATCCACCGTATAGTCGTTGCGGATTTTAGGCGCGCCGAAAGAGTCGGACGGTCGATCAGATCGATCGAGCGAGCGGTCGGCCGAAACGCGATTACACCGTTGTCACCCGCTATCGTTCCGTTATCGTCCCGATTCGCCGTCCCGACTCGCGAAGGTTTATGACCGTTCGCCTTCTCGATTCGTACCGATGGCAGAGGCAGAACAGGAGAGTCTCGACGACCTCCCGCCGAGCGCGAAGCTCGTCTTCAAAGTACTCGAGTACAACGGCCCGCTGACCCAGAAGGGGATCGTGCAGGAGTCGATGCTCTCCGCACGGACGGTCCGGTACGCCCTCGAACGGCTCGAGGACATCGACGTGGTCGACGAAGACGTCTACTTCGCGGACGCGCGCCAGAACCTGTATCAACTCACCGACGACGCGCCGGAGACCCACCCCGCCGAGGGCGACGCCGACGAGGCCGAAGCCTGCTGTGCGGAGTGACCCGACGCCGGCGCTGACAGTCGCGGATAGTCGCGTCTGTACGTCTCCCTCCGACCGGTCCCGTTCGGTCTCGTCGCGGGGACGACGGGAGCCGACGTAGCCGACCGGTTCCACGAGAAGTTATCCCCCTCGACCTCCCAGTACGCGTATGTCCCTTTCCCTCGACGCCACGCAGCTGGACCGCTACTCCAGACACATCATTATGGACGAGGTCGGTCCGGACGGCCAAAAGCGGCTGCTCGGCGCGCGGGTGCTCGTCGTCGGCGCGGGCGGGCTGGGCTCGCCGGTCCTCCAGTACCTCGCGGCCGCGGGGGTCGGCACCCTCGGCGTCGTCGACGACGACGTCGTCGAGCGGAGCAACCTCCAGCGCCAGATCGTCCACGCCGACGCGGACGTCGGTCGCCCGAAGGTCGAGAGCGCGGCCGACTTCGTCGCCGATCTCAACCCCGACGTCGCGGTCGAGACCTACGAGACGCGGCTCGACAAGACGAACGTCGCCGAGATCGTCCCCGAGTACGACGTCGTCGTCGACGCCTCCGACAACTTCCCGACGCGCTACCTCCTGAACGACTTCTGTCGGATCCACGATATCCCGATCGCTCACGGCGCGATCTACAAGTTCGAGGGCCAGATGACGACGCTCACGCCCGAGGGGCCGTGTTACCGCTGTCTGTTCCCCGAGGCGCCGGAGCCTGGGACCGTCCCCGACTGCGCGACGACGGGCGTTCTCGGCGTCCTGCCGGGCACCGTCGGCTGCATCCAGGCCACCGAAGCCGTGAAACTGGTCCTGGACGCGGGCGAGGGGCTGGAGGGCCGACTGCTCTTCTACGACGCGATGGACCTCTCCTTCGAGACGGTGCCCTACCAGCGGACCCCCGACTGCCCCGTCTGCGGCGACGACCCGATCGGGACCATCGAAGATGTCGAGTACACCGAGGCGTGCGCCGTCGGCGGCGACTGAGCGACTCCCTTCTCACCGGCGCCCGCCCGGGACCGACGCGACGACCTGCCGCAGTACGGTCGCCTCGGCCTTCCGGAGGTGTTCGGCCGCGGTCCCGACCGCGCAGTCGAGTTCCGCCGCCACGGCGTCGAGCGTCGCCTCGCGCGGGCTCGCGTAGTACCCGATGTCGACCGCGACTTCGAGCGCCGCCAACTGCCGCGGCGTGAGCGCGGCCGTCGGATCCGCCACCCGGCCGTCGTAGGGGCGGACGCGGCGGACGGTCACGTCGACGTCGCCCGGAAGGCCGTCGATCGCCGTGGTCAGCTCGCCGCTCGCCCCCACAAGCGAGACGTCGATCGCGCGGTCCTCTCGGTAGACGATCGGCGGCACGACGACGACGCCGGTGCCGAGGAACGCCGCCGTGAGCCGCGCGTCGGCCGTCCGCTGGTCCTCGGTGACGGCCAGGTGGAAGCCGCGCCGGCCCTCCGCCGCCGCGGTCTCGTACTCGGCGATCGAGGGCTGGTCCGCCAGGGCGTCGGTGTAGGCGGCCTCGTCATCGCCGTCGACGAAGAACACGAGCGTGTTCCGCTCGCCGACCGAGGGGTTCCAGTGTCGCAGCCGCGTCTCCCGGAAGCCGGGCGTGTCGGCGACGAACGCGTGCATCGGGTGGACGTACGCCGCGGGCAGATCGAGTCGGAGTCGGACCGAGCGCATCGGGACCGGTGTCTCGCGCGACAAATAAAAATACTCCTCACCTTTGAGGCAGTAATTCCAGGCACTCCCGTTCCGAACACGTGCGTATGCGACCCCCCTCCGCGTCCCCCGCCGAATCGGTTTCGCCCGACGCGCGGTCCCGTCCTTCCGCCGAGGCCGCGATCCGCGGCCTGGACGAGCGGTTCTCGGTCCGCCGCGACGACCACCTCCACGCGCCCGGCGTCGTGATCCGCCCCGACGCCGTCCAGGACGCCCTCCGCTACCTCCGCGACGAGGCGGGCTTCGATCACTGCTCGTGTGCCACCGCCCAGCAGTACGAGGACCGCTACGAGACCATCTACCACCTCAAGCGGTACGACGACCCCACCGCCGAACTGAGCGTCGTCGTGCCCGCGCCGCTGGACGACCCCGCGAGCGAGTCGGCGGCACCGGTCTTTCCGACCGCTGGCTGGCACGAGCGGGAGGCCTACGACCTGATCGGGATCGAGTACGACGACCACCCGGACCTGCGGCGCCTGCTCCTGCCCGAGACGTGGCAGGGGCACCCGCTGTCGAGGGACTACGACCGGGACCGGCCGCAGATCGTCCCCTACACGGAGAACGTCAATCCGATCCAGGACGACGACCGCGAGGGCGACACCCTGTTGTTGAACATCGGGCCGCACCACCCCGCGACCCACGGCGTCCTCCACCTGGAGGTGACCCTCGACGGCGAGCAGGTCGTCGACGTCGAGCCCGATATCGGCTACATCCACCGCTGCGAGGAGCAGATGTGCCAGTCGAAGACCTACCGCCACCAGATTATGCCGTACCCCGACCGGTGGGACTGGGGCGGCGCCGGCCTGCTCAACGAGTGGGCCTACGCTCGGACGGCCGAGCGACTCGCCGACATCGATGTCCCGGAGTACGCGCAGGTGATCCGGACAATGGCCGCGGAGCTCTCGCGGATGCTCTCGCACTTCCTGGCCGTCGGCGCGTACGCGCTCGACGTCATCGGCGACTTCACGGCGACGTTTATGTACGCGATCAAGGACCGCGAGCGGATCCAGAACATCCTCGAAGACCTCACCGGCCAGCGGCTGATGTTCAACTACTTCCGGCTCGGCGGCGTCGCCTGGGACCTCCCCGAACCGCGCGAGGAGTTCTTCGAGCGGGTCTACGACTTCGTCGACGACCTGCCGACGCGGCTCGCGGAGTACCACGACCTCCTCACCGGCAACGAGGTCATCCAGATGCGGACGGTCGACACGGGCGTCCTCTCCGCGGAGACGGCGAAGGCCTACGGCTGCACGGGCCCCGTCGCTCGCGGCTCCGGGGTCGACTACGACCTCCGCCGCGACGACCCCTACGGCTACTACGACCAACTGGCGTGGGACGTCGTCACCCAGCCCGACGGCGACAACTTCGCGCGGCTGCTCGTCCGCCTCCGCGAGATCGAGCAGTCCGCGCGGATCGTCGAGCAGTGCGCCGAGCTGCTCGAAGACTGGCCCGAGGCGGACCGAGAGATCCAGGCGAACGTCCCCCGCACGCTCAAACCGGACGACGACACCGAGGTCTACCGGGCCGTCGAGGCCGCGAAAGGGGAACTCGGGATCTACATCCGCGCGGACGGCACCGACTCGCCCGCGCGGTTCAAGATCCGCGGCCCCTCCTTCTCGCACCTCCAGGCGCTCCCCGAGATGACCCGCGGCGGCTACATCCCCGACCTGATCGCGACGCTCGGGAGCCTCGACACGATTATGGGCGAGGTGGACCGGTAGCTCGGCGAGCACAGTCGCTCCGAGGCGATTTGCGAACAGCCGGCACCTCCCATTTCGAACCGCTCCCGCGCCGACGTGCCGGACACCCGCCGACCGGCGCAGGACCGCTATTACGTCACGGCGGGCCTGGCCTCGCGATCGTATGTAAACGCTCGTGGCCGCGGACCCGCGGGACCCGGACCGCGGCACCTCCCACACCGTAGCGTTTTATCCGCCCGCCGCCCAGGTGCGGGTATGGCCTCGCAGGGAATCGTCGAGGAGTTCCTCTCTCTGAAGTCCGAGACCGACGCCGACATCCTGACGATGCAGTGCGGCGACTTCTACGAGTTCTTCGCCGACGACGCCGAGCGCGTCGCCGACGAACTCGATCTGAAGGTCTCTCAGAAGTCCTCACACGGCTCGTCGTACCCGATGGCCGGCGTCCCGGTCGACGACCTCACGCCGTACCTGAAGGCGCTCGTCGAGCGCGGCTACCGGGTGGCTGTCGCCGACCAGTTCGAGGGCGACGGCGGCGACCACTACCGCGAGATCACCCGGATCGTCACGCCGGGCACCCTGCTCGAAACCGACGACGCCGAGGCGCGGTACACCGCCGCGGTCGTCGGCGACGTGGGCGGCGCCGGAACCGCGACCGACGACGCACGGATCGGCCTCGCCTTCGCGGACGCGACGACCGGGCAGTTCCTCGTGACCGTCGCCGAGGGCGTCGACGCGGCGCTGTCGGAACTCCACCGCTTCGGGCCCGTCGAGATTCTCCCCGGGCCGGACGTCCGCGGCGACGACGCCGTCACCCGGCGCCTCCGCGAGGAGACCGATGCCACGGTCTCGCTGTTCGAGGTCGACGCCTTCGCGCCCGGCCGCGCGGAGCACGCGCTCCGCGAGCAGTTCGGCCGGGAGACGCTCGACAGCGTCGGCATCCGGGAGGAAGAAGCGATCCGCGCCGCGGGCGCGGTCCTCCGCTACGTCGAGGAGACCGGCGCGGGCGTGTTGCCATCGATGACGCGGGTCCGGCGCTTCGAGACGACGGACCACCTCGAACTCGACTCGACGACCCAGCGCAACCTCGAACTCACAGAGACGATGCAGGGCGGCAGCGACGGGACGCTCTTCGAGACGATCGACCACACGGTCACGAGCCCCGGGCGCCGGCTCCTGCGGGAGTGGGTGACGCGCCCCCGCCGCGACCGCGACGAACTCGACCGTCGGCTCGACTGCGTCGAAGCCCTGGCGTCGGCGGCGCTGGCGCGCGAGCGCGTCCGCGAGGCGCTCGACGGCGGCTACGACCTCGAACGGCTCGCGGCCAGAACGATCTCGGGGAGCGCCGACGCCCGCGACCTCCTCGCTGTCCGGGACACGCTCGCGATCCTCCCCGCCGTCGCCGACGCCATCGCGGGCTCGCCGCTCGCGGACTCGCCCCTGGCGGAGGTCGTCGACCGGCCCGACCGGGAGATCGCCGGGGAGATCCGCGAGGAACTCGACGCGGCGCTCGCCGACGACCCGCCGAAGACCGTCAGTCAGGGCGGCCTGTTCGAGCGCGGCTACGACGACGAACTCGACGACCTGCTCGACCGCCACGACGAGGCCCAGGAGTGGATCGACACGCTGGCCGAGCGCGAGAAGCGACAGCACGGCCTCAGCCACGTCACCGTCGACCGCAACAAGACCGACGGCCACTACATCCAGATCGGGAAATCGGTCGCCGATCAGGTCCCGGACCACTACACGGAGATCAAGACGCTCAAGAACTCGAAGCGGTTCGTCACCGACGAACTCGAAGAGCGCGAGCGGGAGATCCTCCGACTGGAGGAGGCACGCGGCGACCTCGAATACGAGCTGTTCTGCGACCTCCGCGACCGGATCGGAGAGCGCGCGGAGCTCCTCCAGGACGTCGGCCGCGCGCTCGCCGAGGTCGACGCGCTGGCGTCGCTCGCGGCCCACGCCGTCGGCAACGACTGGGTCCGGCCGGAGCTGGTCGAGTCAGGGCCGCTGGAGATCGAGGCCGGCCGGCACCCGGTCGTCGAGCAGACCACGGAGTTCGTCCCGAACGACCTCTCGATGGACCGAGAGCGGGGGTTCCTGCTCGTCACCGGGCCGAATATGAGCGGGAAGTCGACGTATATGCGCCAGGTCGCGCTCATCACGCTTCTCGCTCAGATCGGCAGCTTCGTCCCCGCGCGCTCGGCGACGATCGGGCTCGTCGACGGAATTTACACTCGTGTGGGGGCGCTCGACGAGCTCGCGCAGGGCCGCTCGACGTTTATGGTCGAGATGCAGGAGCTCTCGAACATCCTGCACTCGGCGTGCGAGGACTCGCTCGTCATCCTCGACGAGGTGGGGCGGGGGACCGCCACCTACGACGGCATCTCGATCGCGTGGGCCGCGACCGAGTACCTCCACAACGAGATCCGCGCGAAGACGCTGTTTGCGACCCACTACCACGAGCTCACGTCGCTGGCGGACCACCTCGGGCGCGTGGAGAACGTCCACGTCGCCGTCGACGACTCGGGCGAGGACGTCACCTTCCTGCGGACGATCGAGGAGGGACCCACCGACAGGTCGTACGGCGTCCACGTCGCGGAGCTGGCGGGCGTCCCCGAACCCGTCGTCTCCCGCGCGGACGAGGTGCTCGAACGGCTCCGCGCCGAGGAGGCGATCGAAGCGAAGGGCAGCGGCGGGGGCGGAAGCGACAGCGGCCCGACGCAGGCCGTCTTCGACCTCTCGTCGGGGCAGTTCGTCGACGGGAGCGGCTCGGATCGCGGCGCCGACGCGTCGGGAGCGGCGGAGGCGGCGGAAGC
This is a stretch of genomic DNA from Halobellus sp. MBLA0158. It encodes these proteins:
- a CDS encoding ABC transporter substrate-binding protein: MGTPDGSRRVTRRRYLAGGSALLASGLIAGCAGSDGGTDPSTDDGTDSGAGGAESSTAEATATGEGSDGSYTASLSPVGTVRFESVPENVFTMYNQYADMLVALGRGDAVNSMFVPEMAGPTMNRYYERLDGVAFEWDGLPNPYDDFSKEFFYGLDSDLHLLDPAWAVTQDGWNRSDVGELTDNLGPFLGNFYSGTHGTPPEPYAEGYQYYTLWELFGRVADAFGERERYERLAAVHEDLLARIRADLPPKSERPTAVRVTLGDGQFWTYHLNRPGYWLADTRPLAANDAFGSETWDGLWGSVGYETMAEADPDVILHLWGVTPRYEMASVRDRLRSHPVGSDLTAVQNDRVYAQGMRYQGPLMNLFQIEMTAKQLYPDVFGEWPGYTDGEAYPEIPPSERLFDRSRVAEIVTGA
- a CDS encoding ArsR family transcriptional regulator, with amino-acid sequence MAEAEQESLDDLPPSAKLVFKVLEYNGPLTQKGIVQESMLSARTVRYALERLEDIDVVDEDVYFADARQNLYQLTDDAPETHPAEGDADEAEACCAE
- the ubaA gene encoding SAMP-activating enzyme E1, which codes for MSLSLDATQLDRYSRHIIMDEVGPDGQKRLLGARVLVVGAGGLGSPVLQYLAAAGVGTLGVVDDDVVERSNLQRQIVHADADVGRPKVESAADFVADLNPDVAVETYETRLDKTNVAEIVPEYDVVVDASDNFPTRYLLNDFCRIHDIPIAHGAIYKFEGQMTTLTPEGPCYRCLFPEAPEPGTVPDCATTGVLGVLPGTVGCIQATEAVKLVLDAGEGLEGRLLFYDAMDLSFETVPYQRTPDCPVCGDDPIGTIEDVEYTEACAVGGD
- a CDS encoding helix-turn-helix domain-containing protein; this translates as MRSVRLRLDLPAAYVHPMHAFVADTPGFRETRLRHWNPSVGERNTLVFFVDGDDEAAYTDALADQPSIAEYETAAAEGRRGFHLAVTEDQRTADARLTAAFLGTGVVVVPPIVYREDRAIDVSLVGASGELTTAIDGLPGDVDVTVRRVRPYDGRVADPTAALTPRQLAALEVAVDIGYYASPREATLDAVAAELDCAVGTAAEHLRKAEATVLRQVVASVPGGRR
- a CDS encoding NADH-quinone oxidoreductase subunit D: MRPPSASPAESVSPDARSRPSAEAAIRGLDERFSVRRDDHLHAPGVVIRPDAVQDALRYLRDEAGFDHCSCATAQQYEDRYETIYHLKRYDDPTAELSVVVPAPLDDPASESAAPVFPTAGWHEREAYDLIGIEYDDHPDLRRLLLPETWQGHPLSRDYDRDRPQIVPYTENVNPIQDDDREGDTLLLNIGPHHPATHGVLHLEVTLDGEQVVDVEPDIGYIHRCEEQMCQSKTYRHQIMPYPDRWDWGGAGLLNEWAYARTAERLADIDVPEYAQVIRTMAAELSRMLSHFLAVGAYALDVIGDFTATFMYAIKDRERIQNILEDLTGQRLMFNYFRLGGVAWDLPEPREEFFERVYDFVDDLPTRLAEYHDLLTGNEVIQMRTVDTGVLSAETAKAYGCTGPVARGSGVDYDLRRDDPYGYYDQLAWDVVTQPDGDNFARLLVRLREIEQSARIVEQCAELLEDWPEADREIQANVPRTLKPDDDTEVYRAVEAAKGELGIYIRADGTDSPARFKIRGPSFSHLQALPEMTRGGYIPDLIATLGSLDTIMGEVDR
- the mutS gene encoding DNA mismatch repair protein MutS codes for the protein MASQGIVEEFLSLKSETDADILTMQCGDFYEFFADDAERVADELDLKVSQKSSHGSSYPMAGVPVDDLTPYLKALVERGYRVAVADQFEGDGGDHYREITRIVTPGTLLETDDAEARYTAAVVGDVGGAGTATDDARIGLAFADATTGQFLVTVAEGVDAALSELHRFGPVEILPGPDVRGDDAVTRRLREETDATVSLFEVDAFAPGRAEHALREQFGRETLDSVGIREEEAIRAAGAVLRYVEETGAGVLPSMTRVRRFETTDHLELDSTTQRNLELTETMQGGSDGTLFETIDHTVTSPGRRLLREWVTRPRRDRDELDRRLDCVEALASAALARERVREALDGGYDLERLAARTISGSADARDLLAVRDTLAILPAVADAIAGSPLADSPLAEVVDRPDREIAGEIREELDAALADDPPKTVSQGGLFERGYDDELDDLLDRHDEAQEWIDTLAEREKRQHGLSHVTVDRNKTDGHYIQIGKSVADQVPDHYTEIKTLKNSKRFVTDELEEREREILRLEEARGDLEYELFCDLRDRIGERAELLQDVGRALAEVDALASLAAHAVGNDWVRPELVESGPLEIEAGRHPVVEQTTEFVPNDLSMDRERGFLLVTGPNMSGKSTYMRQVALITLLAQIGSFVPARSATIGLVDGIYTRVGALDELAQGRSTFMVEMQELSNILHSACEDSLVILDEVGRGTATYDGISIAWAATEYLHNEIRAKTLFATHYHELTSLADHLGRVENVHVAVDDSGEDVTFLRTIEEGPTDRSYGVHVAELAGVPEPVVSRADEVLERLRAEEAIEAKGSGGGGSDSGPTQAVFDLSSGQFVDGSGSDRGADASGAAEAAEATDGGQRSESGASEAATGAGGGSTPDPDPDPALADVAADLEALDLAEVSPIELMSRVQEWQERLDDA